The DNA sequence CTCCAGGTTGCAGCGCTGGGCGATAGCCAGCGTATTTTCAAGCGCTTCGGGCAGGTCGGCGAAGAGCACCGCCATCTCCTGCGGCGTGCGCAGGTACTGTTGCTCACTGTACGGGCGCGGCCGGCGCGGATCGTTCAGTACCCGGCCTTCGGCGATACACACGCGGGCCTCGTGCGCATCGAAGTCCGACGCAGCCAGAAAACGCACATCGTTGCTGGCGACTACCGGCGTGCCGGTGGCAATGGCCAGCTCCACGGCCGCGGCGACGTAGACCTCCTCGCCGCTGCGCCCGGCGCGCGTCACCTCGATGTAATAGCGGTCCGGAAACAGCGTTTGCCAGTCAGCCACCAACGCCGCGGCCCTGTCGCTGGCCCCGGCCAACAGGGCCTGACCGACGTCACCGGCGAGTCCTGCGGATAGTGCAATCAGGCCGTCGGTGCAACCGTGCAGCCAGTCCCGGCAAAGTCCGGGTCGGCCCCCGCGTTGGCCGTCGACATAACTGCGGCTGAGCAGGCGACTCAGATTCCGATACCCGTCATGGTTCTGGCACAGCAGAATCAGGAGGCTACAGGCGGGGCCGTCGTTCTTGTCCCACAGGGTTACCGCAGCGCCGACGATGGGTTTGATGCCCGCCTCATGTGCTGCTTGGTAGAACTTGATCAGCGCGAACAGATTGCCGGCGTCCGTGACCGCTACCGCCGGCATGCCCGCGGCGCGCACCGCATCCACCAACCCGTCTACCCGCACCACGCTATCGGTGAGTGAGTACTCGGTGTGCAGGTTCAGATGGACGTAGCCCGCGGATGGCATGGCAACTTTGCAGGGAAAAACGAGCGGCCTATTCTAGCCGCGCGGGCCTGCGACTGACCAATCCGGGGCGCCGCGGCTCGGCCTGCGTGGGGCCGCCATTCGCCAGAAGTTGTAACAGCCAATCAATCAGTTAGGTTTTTATTCCTGGCCGAGCTGGCGGCGTACCGGGGCAAAACTGCGGCGATGACAGGCGCTGACTCCGAGGCGCCGCAGAGCGGCGATGTGCTCGGCGGTGGGGTAGCCCTTGTGCCGCGCGAAGCCATACCCCGGATACAAGGCATCAAGGGCGACCAGCTCGGCGTCGCGTGTCACCTTGGCGATGATGGAGGCGGCGCTTATGGCAGGCACCCGGGCATCGCCGCCGATGACTGCCTCGGCCCGCGGCATGCCCGGCGGGCAGCGGTTGCCGTCAACCTGGACGCGGGCCGGTTGGAAGCCGAGTGCATCAACCGCCCGTTGCATGGCCAGCAGGCTGGCGTGCAGGATGTTGAGCTGATCGATCTCGGCCACCTCGGCGCGGCCGATGCCGACTGCAAGGGCTCGTGTCTGGATCTGCTGCGCCAACGCCGCGCGGCGGCCCGGCGAAAGGGTTTTGGAATCGGCCAGCCCGGCGATCGGAAGATGTGGGTCCAGGATCACCGCGGCGGCGATTACTGGCCCGGCAAGGGGCCCACGGCCAGCCTCGTCGACGCCCGCGAAAAGCTCGCTCAGCGCCATCCGGCGACCTCAAGCACGGCCTGGGCTGCAAGATCCGCCGGGTCATCCGCCAGCGGCGTACGAAGCGCGGCGAGCTGTGAGCGCATGGCGGCGGCGGCGGTTGGGTCCAGCAGGGCCGCCACCGCCGCGCCCAGACGCTGCGGCGTGGCGGCGTGCTGGATGAACTCCGGAACCACAGCGTGGCCGGCGA is a window from the Immundisolibacter sp. genome containing:
- the rnhB gene encoding ribonuclease HII — protein: MALSELFAGVDEAGRGPLAGPVIAAAVILDPHLPIAGLADSKTLSPGRRAALAQQIQTRALAVGIGRAEVAEIDQLNILHASLLAMQRAVDALGFQPARVQVDGNRCPPGMPRAEAVIGGDARVPAISAASIIAKVTRDAELVALDALYPGYGFARHKGYPTAEHIAALRRLGVSACHRRSFAPVRRQLGQE